In Sulfitobacter guttiformis, the genomic stretch TGCGTTTTTTTATGTTCTGAACACGAAAACCCAGATCCATGTAACCGACAGCTCCGCAACCAGAAGGGCTGCAACGGTCACTCCTATCCTCCACCCCGGCCGCCACAGCCATAACCTGACAGCCGCCGCAGCTGCGAGCGCCCCTTCAAGCGGAGCAATCCATGCTGCCCCGTGCCCATGATCCCAATAACTGAGCGGGCTTTCAAAGACCCAACTGCTGATTGGCCAGAAATGGGCGCGCCCGTCGTCATGATGCAATGGAAAATCAAGAGCCAGATGGATCAGACCCGCACCGGCGAAGGCCACCGCCCATGCCCTGCGCCGCCAACACGCGATTCCAAAAAGCGCGCCCCAAACGATAAATGAGTTATCAACTGCAAAGATTGCCTGCCACGCATCCGAGAAATAGAGCTGGTTGAATACAATATCAGGCGGCGTACCAAGCACATAGAGCGCGCCTGCCGCTAGCACATAAAGTGACACGTCAGGCGTCAATGCCCCCGCTACCGCAGCCCAGATCACGGCGGGTTGGCCACGCTTGCCCATCGCGGCTGCACCGATCAGAAGATGTGCAGGTGTGTTCATCTTATCCTCTTTTCCTTCCGCCCTGTTTAAGCCAACTTGCCGTAATAAAACAAAGGGGCACACAATGGCAAAAGCGATCATGATTCAAGGGACTGGCAGCAATGTCGGCAAGTCGATGATCGTCGCCGGCATTCTACGCGCCCTGCGCAATCGTGGCCTGACTGTGCGCCCTTTCAAGCCACAAAATATGTCCAACAATGCTGCCGTCACCTCTGACGGTGGCGAAATAGGTCGCGCGCAAGCGCTTCAGGCACGGGCCTGCGGCGTTGCCCCCCACACCGACATGAACCCTATCCTGCTAAAGCCGCAAACCGCCACTGGCGCGCAGGTCATCGTACAGGGACAGGTTGCGGGCCATCAGGAGGCGCGCGATTTTGGCCGTAATAAGAAAACGCTACTGCCCGCAGTGCTGGAGAGTTTTTCGCGCCTTGCCGCGTCGTGTGATTTGATTGTGATCGAGGGAGCAGGATCACCCGCCGAAACGAACCTACGCGCGGGCGACATTGCCAACATGGGGTTTGCACGTGCCGCAGGCGTGCCTGTGATCCTGATGGGCGATATTGATCGCGGCGGTGTCATTGCCCAGATCGTCGGAACACAGGCAGTGCTGAGCGATGCCGATAACGCGCTTATAAAAGGGTTTTGTGTCAACAAGTTCCGCGGTGACCGCAGCCTGTTTGATGGCGGCCGCGATGATATTGCGGCGCGCACGGGATGGCCTTCGTTGGGGGTGCTACCATGGTTCGACCGCGCATCACGCCTTCCCGCAGAGGACGTGATGGACCTGCCAGCGCGGGCGCGCTCGGGCGGTGCGGGACTTGTTGTGGCGGTACCGCAATTGCCGCGCATCGCAAATTTCGACGATTTGGACCCGCTGGCGGCGGAACCGGCGGTAGACCTCCAAATGATTACACCCGGCATGGCAATCCCTGCGAACACTGATCTGGTTCTATTAGTGGGTAGTAAATCAACCATCGCCGATCTGGCAGCTCTGCGTGATGCAGGCTGGGACATCGACATTGCCGCCCATATCCGGCGTGGCGGACATGTCATGGGCCTGTGCGGCGGTTACCAAATGTTGGGTAAAACAATAAGTGACCCTAGCGGAATCGAAGGACCAGCCGGAACTGTCGACGGGTTGGGCCACCTCGACGTGCACACCGTCCTTGAACCGGTCAAAAACCTGTTGCTCCGCGAAGGACAGCACTTAGACAGCGGTAGTGACCTGAGCGGATACGAGATCCACATGGGCCGAACCGACGGACCCGACTGTGCGCACCCGTGGCTACGCCTTGGAAACAGTGATGATGGCGCTGCGAGCCGCAATGGCCGCATTCTAGGCTGCTATCTGCATGGCATATTCGCATCAGATAGCTTTCGTGGGGCGTTTCTTGAAGCGCTCGGCGCACCAACGTCTGTCATATTCGAAGACCAAATCGAAGAAACACTGGACGCGCTTGCCGCACATATCGAAGCTTATTTCGACCTCGATGCCCTTATCGCAGCCGCCGCCGAGGTCACCTAGACATTATTCCAGTTCTTGCGCGGTCAGCGCACGGTGGATTTCGCGTCGCACCAGTTTGCGCACGTTGCGCGTAATCCGCTCACCCAAGGCGCCTTGTAATTCTGCACGCACAATTTCGCTCACCAGATCACGAAGAGCCTCTTCATCCATCAGCTGATCTTCTGCAGATAAGCCTGCCGTAGCGGCGGCGTCATCCTGCGCTTCGGGGGTGTGGGCCATCTCGCCCTGCGCCATCTCTTCGGGCGCTGAGACAAGCGGTTCACCTC encodes the following:
- a CDS encoding cobyric acid synthase is translated as MAKAIMIQGTGSNVGKSMIVAGILRALRNRGLTVRPFKPQNMSNNAAVTSDGGEIGRAQALQARACGVAPHTDMNPILLKPQTATGAQVIVQGQVAGHQEARDFGRNKKTLLPAVLESFSRLAASCDLIVIEGAGSPAETNLRAGDIANMGFARAAGVPVILMGDIDRGGVIAQIVGTQAVLSDADNALIKGFCVNKFRGDRSLFDGGRDDIAARTGWPSLGVLPWFDRASRLPAEDVMDLPARARSGGAGLVVAVPQLPRIANFDDLDPLAAEPAVDLQMITPGMAIPANTDLVLLVGSKSTIADLAALRDAGWDIDIAAHIRRGGHVMGLCGGYQMLGKTISDPSGIEGPAGTVDGLGHLDVHTVLEPVKNLLLREGQHLDSGSDLSGYEIHMGRTDGPDCAHPWLRLGNSDDGAASRNGRILGCYLHGIFASDSFRGAFLEALGAPTSVIFEDQIEETLDALAAHIEAYFDLDALIAAAAEVT